The region CTGCGCGCGCTTGAAGTAGAGATCGGCGAGCGACATCGCGTGGTCCGCGCTGGCGGGTTCGGCCGCGATCAGTTCCTTCAGGTAGCTCTCGGCCTCGTCGAGCTTCTGCTCGTCGACCAGCTGATTCGCGCGATTGATGCGAACCGAGCGCAGGCTCTGCTGCAGCATCGTGTCGCTCGGGGCGAGTGCCAGCGCCTCGCGGAACTTGCTCTCGGCCTTCATGAATTCGCAGCGAAATGCATACAGCGAGCCGAGGTTTCGCAGCGTGTTCGAGTCGGCGGGACGCATCGCCGCGGCACGCATCAGGCCCAGTTCGGCTGACTCGTAGCTCTTGGCGGCCTCACCACGCAGCGTCTCGTCGGCCTCGTTCGCCGGCTTCTTGCAGAAGTCGGGGTACACGTCGCGCGCCGCGTTCATCTTGCCGATGCCGTCGTTGAGCCACCGGACCCAGTACGAGTTCCGGTTGTCGGTCCACTGGGAGACTTTCTTCTTGTCGCCCTTGGCCTCGAGGCCCTTGATGCCGATGTCGAACCACTTGCCCGACGGTCCGGCGCTGTCGAGCTCGGCGTAGGCCCAGCCGAGGTAGCAGATCGCTTCGGAATCCTCGGCGTCCTCGGCCGCGCACTGCTCGAGCTGCTGGATCGCCTTGTTCATCTGGCGCAGGTAGTCCTCGGTGTTGCCCTTCTCCTTGTCGCGCAGCCCGCCGACCACGTACTGGATGCCACCCGCGCAATGAGGATTGCGAGCCTCGGCGACGCGCGGCAGCAGCGCCGCGCACAGCGCCAGGCTCGTCAGGGCGAGGACGACTCGGTTGCGGAACGTCATCACCGCGAATTCCTCCCTAAGTGAGGCGATTCCCATTGACCGCGAGCCCGAACTGACAGCCGAGGTATTGGGCCGCCTTGCGTGACGCGAGCATCCGCGTCATGAAGATCTCGAAGTACTCCATCACCTGCGAGATCGAGGTGTCGATGCTGAGTTCGAGCGTGATGAGTTTGCGCGCCTCGTCGACGTTCAGAAAGCTCTTCTCGACCGCGTAGTTCACGCGATCGTGGATGTCGAACTTGATCATGTCGGGGTTGCGCACCCGGGTGCGGTGCACGTCGCTCTTGTCGGCCAGGATCACCGCCGCCGACACCGGACTCACCGGGTCGCCGTCGTTCTCGTGATGATTGCCGATCGCGCCCATGATGCGGACGATTTCGAGGTCCGGCATGCCCATTCCCGTCAGGATCTGCATCGCCATCGCCGCCCCCGACTGGGCGTGGTGATCGCGATTGATCGCGTTGCCCATGTCGTGCAGGTAACCCGCGATCGCAGCCAGCTCGCACTCGCGCTCGGCATGACCGAGGCGCTTGAGCGTGTTGAACGCGATGTGGGCCACCAGCCCGACGTGGCGCTCTCCGTGTTCGGTGTAGCCGATCTCCGCCAGTGCCTCGTCCGCCTTGCGGACGAACACCTTGACTCTCGGATCCTCCCTCACCCGCTCGAACGTGATGACCGG is a window of Candidatus Eisenbacteria bacterium DNA encoding:
- a CDS encoding tetratricopeptide repeat protein; the protein is MTFRNRVVLALTSLALCAALLPRVAEARNPHCAGGIQYVVGGLRDKEKGNTEDYLRQMNKAIQQLEQCAAEDAEDSEAICYLGWAYAELDSAGPSGKWFDIGIKGLEAKGDKKKVSQWTDNRNSYWVRWLNDGIGKMNAARDVYPDFCKKPANEADETLRGEAAKSYESAELGLMRAAAMRPADSNTLRNLGSLYAFRCEFMKAESKFREALALAPSDTMLQQSLRSVRINRANQLVDEQKLDEAESYLKELIAAEPASADHAMSLADLYFKRAQALKDNEEGRKAQFKLAADNYARASGNRKGDADLTFNAALAYQFASDYPKAVEYWEATSRLRPNDHEALSSLGACLVEVKRCDDAAVAVLKAVQLKPDLKNLHRQLGAIYSKCGNNARATEHLMLYLAMDKGVAAADPAAAAKAAPAGTTAAKTLSTDGAPEKVFAWQQDSQKYETWVYFAKQTAFTFGGGQLVSKASWGVSAAPKKN
- a CDS encoding HD domain-containing protein encodes the protein MSVPADAPVITFERVREDPRVKVFVRKADEALAEIGYTEHGERHVGLVAHIAFNTLKRLGHAERECELAAIAGYLHDMGNAINRDHHAQSGAAMAMQILTGMGMPDLEIVRIMGAIGNHHENDGDPVSPVSAAVILADKSDVHRTRVRNPDMIKFDIHDRVNYAVEKSFLNVDEARKLITLELSIDTSISQVMEYFEIFMTRMLASRKAAQYLGCQFGLAVNGNRLT